The Accipiter gentilis chromosome 7, bAccGen1.1, whole genome shotgun sequence genome includes a region encoding these proteins:
- the S100A10 gene encoding protein S100-A10 isoform X2 produces MPSQMEHAMETLMFTFHKYAGDKNHLSKEDLRMLMEKEFPGFLENQRDPMALDKIMKDLDQCRDGKVGFQGFFSLVAGLTIACNDYFVLHMKQKGRK; encoded by the exons ATGCCATCCCAGATGGAGCACGCCATGGAGACCCTCATGTTCACCTTCCACAAGTACGCGGGGGACAAGAACCACCTCAGCAAGGAGGACCTGCGGATGCTGATGGAGAAGGAGTTCCCCGGCTTCttggag aaCCAGCGGGACCCGATGGCCCTGGACAAGATCATGAAGGACCTGGACCAGTGCCGGGACGGCAAGGTGGGCTTCCAGGGCTTCTTCTCGCTGGTGGCCGGCCTCACCATCGCCTGCAATGACTACTTCGTGCTGCACATGAAGCAGAAGGGCAGGAAGTGA
- the DEDD gene encoding death effector domain-containing protein isoform X2 yields the protein MAAFKRSRAQAWPEEWGDREHGLYSLHRMFDIVGTHLTHRDVRVLSFLFVDVIDDYERGMIRSGRDFLLALERQGRCDETNFRQVLQLLRIITRHDLLPYVTLKRRRAVCPDLVDKYLEETSIRYVTPRAHSEAEHGLGHPHKSVPPHHPVVCCSSAGPQICTKRPGRGRTLLSSQRKRRKSATPDPKEKQTCDIRLRVRAEYCQHETALQGNVFSNKQDPLERQFERFNQANTILKSRDLGSIICDIKFSELTYLDAFWRDYINGSLLEALKGVFITDSLKQAVGHEAIKLLVNVDEEDYEVGRQKLLRNLMLQTAP from the exons ATGGCTGCCTTCAAACGGAGCCGAGCACAAGCATGGCCGGAGGAATGGGGCGATCGGGAGCATGGGCTGTACAGCCTGCACCGCATGTTCGACATCGTGGGCACCCATCTGACCCACCGGGATGTGCGGGTGCTCTCCTTCCTCTTCGTCGACGTGATCGACGATTATGAGAGGGGGATGATCCGCAGCGGCCGGGACTTCTTGCTGGCGCTGGAGCGGCAGGGCCGCTGCGATGAGACCAACTTCCGACAGGTGCTGCAGTTGCTGCGGATCATCACTCGCCACGACCTGCTGCCCTACGTCACCCTCAAGAGGCGACGGGCTG TGTGTCCGGACCTGGTAGACAAGTACCTGGAGGAGACGTCCATTCGCTACGTGACGCCCCGAGCTCACAGTGAGGCAGAGCATGGGCTCGGCCACCCCCATAAATCAG TGCCTCCCCACCACCCTGTGGTCTGCTGCTCCTCTGCGGGACCCCAGATCTGTACCAAGAGGCCCGGCCGTGGCAGGACCCTCCTCAGCAGCCAGCGCAAGAGGAGGAAGTCGGCAACGCCGGACCCTAAGGAGAAGCAGACCTGTG ATATCCGGCTGCGGGTCCGAGCTGAGTACTGCCAGCATGAGACGGCGCTTCAAGGCAATGTCTTCTCCAACAAGCAGGACCCCTTGGAGCGTCAGTTTGAGCGCTTCAACCAGGCCAACACCATCCTGAAGTCCCGGGACCTGGGCTCCATCATCTGTGACATAAAATTCTCAGAGCTCACCTACCTCGACGCGTTCTGGCGTGATTACATCAATGGCTCTTTGCTGGAAGCCCTCAAGGGCGTCTTCATCACGGACTCGCTCAAACAAGCCGTGGGCCATGAAGCCATCAAACTGCTGGTCAATGTGGATGAGGAGGATTATGAGGTCGGGCGCCAGAAACTCCTGAGGAACTTGATGCTGCAGACGGCTCCCTGA
- the RORC gene encoding nuclear receptor ROR-gamma isoform X2 → MRAHIEVIPCKICGDKSSGIHYGVITCEGCKGFFRRSQQSSLSYACSRQQNCPIDRASRNRCQHCRLQKCLRLGMSRDAVKFGRMSKKQRDRLHAEVQQQLEQRQRERAAEGAPAVSLGLAGCRGHPLTPAGTPGCPGTRHGGTEGRAGAMAEVELGRLEGTKRGPDGDRDRAGPDFYPHPDVGSLLESPTSSGVEIEHLTQNVLKSYRETCQLRAEDLQLRRWDTFSREEVCAYQKKSMEEMWQRCAGRITEAIQYVVEFAKRLHGFMDLCQNDQIVLLKAGAMEVVLVWMCRAFNSDNRTVFFEGKYAGAELFRSLGCHELIGSIFDFAQSLCALHFSESEVALFSALVLINANRPWLQEQAKVARLHGHLEVAFRLLLRRTHREGLLARLPPQGRLRALCSQHVEQLQAFRRLHPGVLHAAFPPLYRELFASEAETPSGTR, encoded by the exons ATGCGAG CCCACATCGAGGTGATCCCCTGCAAGATCTGCGGGGACAAATCCTCAGGGATCCACTACGGCGTCATCACCTGTGAGGGCTGCAAG GGCTTTTTCCGGCGCAGCCAGCAGAGCAGCCTGAGCTACGCCTGCAGCCGCCAGCAGAACTGCCCCATCGACCGGGCCAGCCGCAACCGCTGCCAGCACTGCCGCCTGCAGAAGTGCCTGCGCCTTGGCATGTCCCGCGACG CTGTCAAGTTCGGCCGCATGTCCAAGAAGCAGCGGGACCGGCTGCACGCCgaagtgcagcagcagctggagcagcggCAGCGGGAGCGGGCGGCCGAGGGGGCACCTGCTGTCTCCCTGGGGCTGGCGGGGTGCCGGGGCCACCCGCTGACCCCCGccggcaccccggggtgccctgGCACCCGCCATGGCGGGACGGAGGGCAGGGCTGGTGCCATGGCGGAGGTGGAGCTGGGGCGGCTGGAGGGGACCAAGCGGGGCccggatggggacagggacagggctggcCCTGACTTCTACCCCCACCCCGATGTCGGCAGCCTCCTGGAGTCACCCACATCCTCTGGTGTGGAGATCG AGCACCTCACCCAGAACGTCCTCAAGTCGTACCGGGAGACGTGCCAGCTCCGTGCCGAGGACCTGCAGCTCCGGCGCTGGGACACCTTCTCCCGCGAGGAGGTCTGCGCCTACCAGAAGAAG TCAATGGAGGAGATGTGGCAGCGCTGCGCCGGGCGCATCACCGAGGCCATCCAGTATGTGGTGGAGTTCGCCAAGCGCCTGCACGGCTTCATGGACCTCTGCCAGAATGACCAGATCGTCCTCCTCAAAGCGG GCGCCATGGAGGTGGTGCTGGTGTGGATGTGCCGAGCCTTCAACTCCGACAACCGGACCGTCTTCTTCGAGGGCAAGTACGCCGGCGCCGAGCTGTTCCGATCCCTGG GCTGCCACGAGCTCATCGGCTCCATCTTCGACTTCGCCCAGAGCCTCTGCGCTCTGCACTTCTCGGAGAGCGAGGTGGCCCTCTTCAGCGCCCTCGTCCTCATCAATGCCA acCGGCCATGGCTGCAGGAGCAGGCAAAGGTGGCACGGCTGCATGGACACCTGGAAGTTGCCTTCCGCCTCCTGCTGCGCCGGACCCACCGCGAGGGGCTCCTGGCCAGG TTGCCGCCGCAGGGGCGCCTGCGGGCACTGTGCTCACAGCACGTGGAGCAGCTCCAGGCCTTCCGCCGCCTGCACCCCGGGGTGCTGCACGCCGCCTTCCCCCCGCTCTACCGTGAGCTCTTCGCTTCCGAGGCCGAGACCCCCAGTGGCACCCGCTGA
- the RORC gene encoding nuclear receptor ROR-gamma isoform X1 → MRAHIEVIPCKICGDKSSGIHYGVITCEGCKGFFRRSQQSSLSYACSRQQNCPIDRASRNRCQHCRLQKCLRLGMSRDAVKFGRMSKKQRDRLHAEVQQQLEQRQRERAAEGAPAVSLGLAGCRGHPLTPAGTPGCPGTRHGGTEGRAGAMAEVELGRLEGTKRGPDGDRDRAGPDFYPHPDVGSLLESPTSSGVEIEHLTQNVLKSYRETCQLRAEDLQLRRWDTFSREEVCAYQKKSMEEMWQRCAGRITEAIQYVVEFAKRLHGFMDLCQNDQIVLLKAGAMEVVLVWMCRAFNSDNRTVFFEGKYAGAELFRSLGCHELIGSIFDFAQSLCALHFSESETGHGCRSRQRWHGCMDTWKLPSASCCAGPTARGSWPGCRRRGACGHCAHSTWSSSRPSAACTPGCCTPPSPRSTVSSSLPRPRPPVAPAEHPPRGPGCLGPRPALPLPPACRRLGAAVDAGTHGCSHGQGGARSW, encoded by the exons ATGCGAG CCCACATCGAGGTGATCCCCTGCAAGATCTGCGGGGACAAATCCTCAGGGATCCACTACGGCGTCATCACCTGTGAGGGCTGCAAG GGCTTTTTCCGGCGCAGCCAGCAGAGCAGCCTGAGCTACGCCTGCAGCCGCCAGCAGAACTGCCCCATCGACCGGGCCAGCCGCAACCGCTGCCAGCACTGCCGCCTGCAGAAGTGCCTGCGCCTTGGCATGTCCCGCGACG CTGTCAAGTTCGGCCGCATGTCCAAGAAGCAGCGGGACCGGCTGCACGCCgaagtgcagcagcagctggagcagcggCAGCGGGAGCGGGCGGCCGAGGGGGCACCTGCTGTCTCCCTGGGGCTGGCGGGGTGCCGGGGCCACCCGCTGACCCCCGccggcaccccggggtgccctgGCACCCGCCATGGCGGGACGGAGGGCAGGGCTGGTGCCATGGCGGAGGTGGAGCTGGGGCGGCTGGAGGGGACCAAGCGGGGCccggatggggacagggacagggctggcCCTGACTTCTACCCCCACCCCGATGTCGGCAGCCTCCTGGAGTCACCCACATCCTCTGGTGTGGAGATCG AGCACCTCACCCAGAACGTCCTCAAGTCGTACCGGGAGACGTGCCAGCTCCGTGCCGAGGACCTGCAGCTCCGGCGCTGGGACACCTTCTCCCGCGAGGAGGTCTGCGCCTACCAGAAGAAG TCAATGGAGGAGATGTGGCAGCGCTGCGCCGGGCGCATCACCGAGGCCATCCAGTATGTGGTGGAGTTCGCCAAGCGCCTGCACGGCTTCATGGACCTCTGCCAGAATGACCAGATCGTCCTCCTCAAAGCGG GCGCCATGGAGGTGGTGCTGGTGTGGATGTGCCGAGCCTTCAACTCCGACAACCGGACCGTCTTCTTCGAGGGCAAGTACGCCGGCGCCGAGCTGTTCCGATCCCTGG GCTGCCACGAGCTCATCGGCTCCATCTTCGACTTCGCCCAGAGCCTCTGCGCTCTGCACTTCTCGGAGAGCGAG acCGGCCATGGCTGCAGGAGCAGGCAAAGGTGGCACGGCTGCATGGACACCTGGAAGTTGCCTTCCGCCTCCTGCTGCGCCGGACCCACCGCGAGGGGCTCCTGGCCAGG TTGCCGCCGCAGGGGCGCCTGCGGGCACTGTGCTCACAGCACGTGGAGCAGCTCCAGGCCTTCCGCCGCCTGCACCCCGGGGTGCTGCACGCCGCCTTCCCCCCGCTCTACCGTGAGCTCTTCGCTTCCGAGGCCGAGACCCCCAGTGGCACCCGCTGAGCACCCACCCCGGGggcccggatgcctgggtcctcgCCCTGCCCTacccctgcctcctgcctgccggCGGCTGGGGGCAGCAGTGGATGccggcacccatgggtgctcccacGGCCAGGGGGGCGCCCGCAGCTGGTAG
- the DEDD gene encoding death effector domain-containing protein isoform X1, translated as MAAFKRSRAQAWPEEWGDREHGLYSLHRMFDIVGTHLTHRDVRVLSFLFVDVIDDYERGMIRSGRDFLLALERQGRCDETNFRQVLQLLRIITRHDLLPYVTLKRRRAVCPDLVDKYLEETSIRYVTPRAHSEAEHGLGHPHKSVPPHHPVVCCSSAGPQICTKRPGRGRTLLSSQRKRRKSATPDPKEKQTCGKSLWGGRGEGGQGVFGGPSPMPEHSPPSPLPSDIRLRVRAEYCQHETALQGNVFSNKQDPLERQFERFNQANTILKSRDLGSIICDIKFSELTYLDAFWRDYINGSLLEALKGVFITDSLKQAVGHEAIKLLVNVDEEDYEVGRQKLLRNLMLQTAP; from the exons ATGGCTGCCTTCAAACGGAGCCGAGCACAAGCATGGCCGGAGGAATGGGGCGATCGGGAGCATGGGCTGTACAGCCTGCACCGCATGTTCGACATCGTGGGCACCCATCTGACCCACCGGGATGTGCGGGTGCTCTCCTTCCTCTTCGTCGACGTGATCGACGATTATGAGAGGGGGATGATCCGCAGCGGCCGGGACTTCTTGCTGGCGCTGGAGCGGCAGGGCCGCTGCGATGAGACCAACTTCCGACAGGTGCTGCAGTTGCTGCGGATCATCACTCGCCACGACCTGCTGCCCTACGTCACCCTCAAGAGGCGACGGGCTG TGTGTCCGGACCTGGTAGACAAGTACCTGGAGGAGACGTCCATTCGCTACGTGACGCCCCGAGCTCACAGTGAGGCAGAGCATGGGCTCGGCCACCCCCATAAATCAG TGCCTCCCCACCACCCTGTGGTCTGCTGCTCCTCTGCGGGACCCCAGATCTGTACCAAGAGGCCCGGCCGTGGCAGGACCCTCCTCAGCAGCCAGCGCAAGAGGAGGAAGTCGGCAACGCCGGACCCTAAGGAGAAGCAGACCTGTGGTAAGAGCctctggggggggaggggggaggggggtcaaGGGGTGtttgggggtcccagccccatgCCAGAGCACTCACCGCCCTCCCCGCTTCCTTCAGATATCCGGCTGCGGGTCCGAGCTGAGTACTGCCAGCATGAGACGGCGCTTCAAGGCAATGTCTTCTCCAACAAGCAGGACCCCTTGGAGCGTCAGTTTGAGCGCTTCAACCAGGCCAACACCATCCTGAAGTCCCGGGACCTGGGCTCCATCATCTGTGACATAAAATTCTCAGAGCTCACCTACCTCGACGCGTTCTGGCGTGATTACATCAATGGCTCTTTGCTGGAAGCCCTCAAGGGCGTCTTCATCACGGACTCGCTCAAACAAGCCGTGGGCCATGAAGCCATCAAACTGCTGGTCAATGTGGATGAGGAGGATTATGAGGTCGGGCGCCAGAAACTCCTGAGGAACTTGATGCTGCAGACGGCTCCCTGA
- the TDRKH gene encoding tudor and KH domain-containing protein isoform X1, with amino-acid sequence MTAERGYWSSLTPLQKVAVVLGIPASATVLYILYRRYQESREERLTFVGDEELEIQMRVPRTAVKSIIGRKGATIKKLSQETGARIEVEREDEGEETVLLISGSPSQVCRAKATVHQIVMESTLVSEQLCVPQRAVGRIIGRGGETVRGICRSSGAKVLCEHEADAGLAPVRVIQLSGTRKEVAAAKELIMKKLMEDDVFRKELAQSTAMRCQRKQPLGSRREQELLPARTLEHREEDGGSFWADGSLLGQAAFEEVEELEDESKELEELAAGPDTAVPKFEVPSPDFSFHADEHLEVYVSATENPSHFWIQIIGQRSLQLDKLTTEMRQYYRSSGHTTELSTVQAGDIVAAPYVGGSNWYRARVLGTLENGNFDLYYVDFGDNGEAPREALRALRSDFLSLPFQAIECSLAGILPAGAEWEEAALDAFDRLTHCAMWKPLLAKISSYVPSGLGARPNVRLYSLHHGENLDVGAELVRLGYAIPCPQEEEEEGTRLPKEATAKMLENVACGSLATLTSEPLTSPAVTPLAPAGLSPSDDTSSSSEDFPVMEGSAR; translated from the exons ATGACGGCGGAGCGGGGTTACTGGAGCAGCCTGACTCCCCTGCAGAAAGTGGCGGTGGTCCTGGGGATCCCAGCCAGCGCCACTGTCCTCTACATCCTGTACCGCAGGTACCAGGAGAGCCGAG AGGAGCGGCTGACCTTCGTGGGAGATGAGGAGCTGGAAATCCAGATGCGAGTACCCCGGACGGCCGTGAAATCCATCATCGGCCGGAAAGGAGCCACAATCAAAAAG CTAAGCCAAGAGACGGGGGCTCGCATCGAGGTGGAGAGAGAGGATGAGGGTGAGGAGACAGTGCTGCTGATCTCGGGCTCCCCCAGCCAAGTCTGCCGGGCGAAAGCCACTGTCCACCAGATCGTGATGGAGAGCACCCTGGTGTCGGAGCAGCTCTGCGTGCCCCAGAGAGCTGTCGGCAGGATTATCG GCCGGGGCGGAGAGACAGTGCGGGGCATCTGCCGCAGCTCGGGGGCCAAAGTGCTCTGCGAGCACGAGGCTGACGCCGGCCTGGCCCCGGTCAGGGTCATCCAGCTTTCGGGGACGCGGAAGGAGGTGGCAGCCGCTAAG gaACTCATCATGAAGAAGCTAATGGAAGACGATGTCTTCCGGAAGGAGCTGGCCCAGTCAACGGCAATGCGGTGCCAGCGCAAGCAGCCCCTGGGCAGCCGGcgggagcaggagctgctccctgccaggaCGCTGGAGCACAGGGAAGAGGATGGGGGCTCATTCTGGGCTGACGGCTCGCTTCTGGGCCAGGCTGCCTTTgaggaggtggaggagctggaggatgagagcaaggagctggaggagctggcggCAGGGCCTGACACAGCAGTACCAAAATTTGAAG TTCCCAGTCCTGATTTTAGCTTCCACGCTGATGAGCACCTGGAAGTTTATGTCTCAGCCACGGAAAACCCCAGCCACTTCTGGATCCAGATCATCGGCCAGCGCAGCCTGCAGCTGGACAAACTGACCACCGAGATGCGGCAGTACTACCGGAGCAGTGGCCACACA ACAGAGCTCTCGACCGTCCAAGCAGGGGACATTGTGGCCGCTCCCTACGTGGGTGGCAGCAACTGGTATCGAGCCCGTGTCCTGGGCACGCTGGAGAACGGCAACTTTGACCTTTACTATGTGGATTTTGGGGACAATGGAGAGGCCCCCCGCGAGGCACTGCGAGCCCTGCG GAGCGACTTCCTGAGCCTGCCCTTCCAAGCTATTGAGTGCAGCCTAGCTGGGATCCTGCCCGCCG GGGCCGAGTGGGAAGAGGCAGCCCTGGATGCCTTTGACCGGCTCACCCACTGTGCCATGTGGAAACCACTGCTGGCAAAGATTTCCAGCTATGTCCCCTCCGGGCTCGGTGCCCGGCCCAACGTCCGTCTCTACAGCCTCCACCACGGGGAG AACCTTGATGTGGGAGCGGAGCTGGTGCGGCTGGGCTACGCCATCCCCTGTCcccaggaggaagaagaggagggcaCCAGGCTACCAAAGGAAGCCACAGCCAAGATGCTG GAGAATGTTGCCTGTGGCTCCCTTGCCACCCTCACCTCAGAGCCCCTGACCTCTCCGGCCGTGACCCCCCTGGCCCCAGCTGGCCTCAGCCCTTCGG ATGACACCTCCAGCAGCAGCGAGGACTTCCCCGTGATGGAGGGCAGCGCCCGGTGA
- the LOC126041123 gene encoding acyl-coenzyme A thioesterase THEM4-like, with protein sequence MRRQYRCLLAMAATGAWARLPSYCSAHEHLPEVLVMLGDTRLFLCTIKGAGVGFEYTMFLNAAECSLHCLFQPGPYLEGHPSLIHGGAITAIIDGMLGTCTLAVARKVMTANLSIDYLVPVPLGAAVLLDGHAERLEGRKVFLSCHVQSVEGDTLHARATCLFIWLDPTEHRTREEDGGR encoded by the exons ATGCGGCGGCAGTACCGGTGCCTCCTCGCCATGGCTGCCACCGGGGCCTGGGCACGGCTCCCCTCCTACTGCAGCGCCCACGAACACCTCC CAGAGGTGCTGGTGATGCTGGGGGACACGCGGCTCTTCCTCTGCACCATTAAGGGTGCCGGCGTCGGCTTTGAGTACACCATGTTTCTCAACGCTGCCGAGTGCAGCCTGCACTGCCTCTTCCAGCCCGGCCCCTACCTGGAGGGACACCCCAG CCTGATCCACGGTGGCGCCATCACCGCCATCATCGACGGCATGCTGGGGACCTGCACCCTGGCGGTGGCCAGGAAGGTGATGACAGCCAACCTCAGCATCGACTACCTGGT GCCCGTCCCACTGGGTGCCGCGGTGCTGCTGGACGGCCATGCCGAgcggctggaggggcgcaaggtTTTCCTCTCCTGCCACGTCCAGAGCGTTGAGGGGGACACGCTGCATGCCCGGGCCACCT gcctCTTCATCTGGCTGGACCCCACTGAGCACCGGACGCGGGAGGAGGACGGTGGCCGGTAG
- the S100A10 gene encoding protein S100-A10 isoform X1 — MLVPQPPTMPSQMEHAMETLMFTFHKYAGDKNHLSKEDLRMLMEKEFPGFLENQRDPMALDKIMKDLDQCRDGKVGFQGFFSLVAGLTIACNDYFVLHMKQKGRK, encoded by the exons ATGTTGG tcccGCAGCCCCCCACCATGCCATCCCAGATGGAGCACGCCATGGAGACCCTCATGTTCACCTTCCACAAGTACGCGGGGGACAAGAACCACCTCAGCAAGGAGGACCTGCGGATGCTGATGGAGAAGGAGTTCCCCGGCTTCttggag aaCCAGCGGGACCCGATGGCCCTGGACAAGATCATGAAGGACCTGGACCAGTGCCGGGACGGCAAGGTGGGCTTCCAGGGCTTCTTCTCGCTGGTGGCCGGCCTCACCATCGCCTGCAATGACTACTTCGTGCTGCACATGAAGCAGAAGGGCAGGAAGTGA
- the TDRKH gene encoding tudor and KH domain-containing protein isoform X2: MRVPRTAVKSIIGRKGATIKKLSQETGARIEVEREDEGEETVLLISGSPSQVCRAKATVHQIVMESTLVSEQLCVPQRAVGRIIGRGGETVRGICRSSGAKVLCEHEADAGLAPVRVIQLSGTRKEVAAAKELIMKKLMEDDVFRKELAQSTAMRCQRKQPLGSRREQELLPARTLEHREEDGGSFWADGSLLGQAAFEEVEELEDESKELEELAAGPDTAVPKFEVPSPDFSFHADEHLEVYVSATENPSHFWIQIIGQRSLQLDKLTTEMRQYYRSSGHTTELSTVQAGDIVAAPYVGGSNWYRARVLGTLENGNFDLYYVDFGDNGEAPREALRALRSDFLSLPFQAIECSLAGILPAGAEWEEAALDAFDRLTHCAMWKPLLAKISSYVPSGLGARPNVRLYSLHHGENLDVGAELVRLGYAIPCPQEEEEEGTRLPKEATAKMLENVACGSLATLTSEPLTSPAVTPLAPAGLSPSDDTSSSSEDFPVMEGSAR, translated from the exons ATGCGAGTACCCCGGACGGCCGTGAAATCCATCATCGGCCGGAAAGGAGCCACAATCAAAAAG CTAAGCCAAGAGACGGGGGCTCGCATCGAGGTGGAGAGAGAGGATGAGGGTGAGGAGACAGTGCTGCTGATCTCGGGCTCCCCCAGCCAAGTCTGCCGGGCGAAAGCCACTGTCCACCAGATCGTGATGGAGAGCACCCTGGTGTCGGAGCAGCTCTGCGTGCCCCAGAGAGCTGTCGGCAGGATTATCG GCCGGGGCGGAGAGACAGTGCGGGGCATCTGCCGCAGCTCGGGGGCCAAAGTGCTCTGCGAGCACGAGGCTGACGCCGGCCTGGCCCCGGTCAGGGTCATCCAGCTTTCGGGGACGCGGAAGGAGGTGGCAGCCGCTAAG gaACTCATCATGAAGAAGCTAATGGAAGACGATGTCTTCCGGAAGGAGCTGGCCCAGTCAACGGCAATGCGGTGCCAGCGCAAGCAGCCCCTGGGCAGCCGGcgggagcaggagctgctccctgccaggaCGCTGGAGCACAGGGAAGAGGATGGGGGCTCATTCTGGGCTGACGGCTCGCTTCTGGGCCAGGCTGCCTTTgaggaggtggaggagctggaggatgagagcaaggagctggaggagctggcggCAGGGCCTGACACAGCAGTACCAAAATTTGAAG TTCCCAGTCCTGATTTTAGCTTCCACGCTGATGAGCACCTGGAAGTTTATGTCTCAGCCACGGAAAACCCCAGCCACTTCTGGATCCAGATCATCGGCCAGCGCAGCCTGCAGCTGGACAAACTGACCACCGAGATGCGGCAGTACTACCGGAGCAGTGGCCACACA ACAGAGCTCTCGACCGTCCAAGCAGGGGACATTGTGGCCGCTCCCTACGTGGGTGGCAGCAACTGGTATCGAGCCCGTGTCCTGGGCACGCTGGAGAACGGCAACTTTGACCTTTACTATGTGGATTTTGGGGACAATGGAGAGGCCCCCCGCGAGGCACTGCGAGCCCTGCG GAGCGACTTCCTGAGCCTGCCCTTCCAAGCTATTGAGTGCAGCCTAGCTGGGATCCTGCCCGCCG GGGCCGAGTGGGAAGAGGCAGCCCTGGATGCCTTTGACCGGCTCACCCACTGTGCCATGTGGAAACCACTGCTGGCAAAGATTTCCAGCTATGTCCCCTCCGGGCTCGGTGCCCGGCCCAACGTCCGTCTCTACAGCCTCCACCACGGGGAG AACCTTGATGTGGGAGCGGAGCTGGTGCGGCTGGGCTACGCCATCCCCTGTCcccaggaggaagaagaggagggcaCCAGGCTACCAAAGGAAGCCACAGCCAAGATGCTG GAGAATGTTGCCTGTGGCTCCCTTGCCACCCTCACCTCAGAGCCCCTGACCTCTCCGGCCGTGACCCCCCTGGCCCCAGCTGGCCTCAGCCCTTCGG ATGACACCTCCAGCAGCAGCGAGGACTTCCCCGTGATGGAGGGCAGCGCCCGGTGA